The genome window ACAATATAATGAGTGATTCTGTTTAATAAAGCTACTTTTGAAGACATAGAATCGCGAAACTTCTCTTCAAAGAGTTCCATTTCATTTGCGATGGGTAACTTTATTTGTTCGGTTATTTTCATTTAGGATTCAAAAGTACGAAAACAATTGATAAAGCCAAAGATTTAGATTTTGAAAATAATAAATCAAAAAAAAGAGACTTCAAAACCAATTGAAATCTCTTTTAAATTATTCATTACATCTTTATTTCATAAAAGTATCAACGAATTGTTGCTCACTATCTCTTAATGGAAAAATATTGTTTTTATCCCAAAACTTCTCGGTGTAATTTGTGCCAGCTTCGAATATAGTTTTACCCCCAAAACCACTTTCTGGCAACTCAACGTCATTTTTACAATCTAGAACTAACAAATCGAAAGTTGTACTAATGTTATCATGAACCTTTTTACCCATTTGCATATACAAACTAAAACTATTTTTATAATAAACCAATTCATACTGGTCTTTTACAAATTTGAATTTACACCAAACTGCCTGATCATTCAGTTTAAACTTGGCAATTAATATATTTCTAAGTTTTGAATTTTTCTTATGAGATTCAGCCAATTCCACTTTAAACTCAACTATTTTATTTGATTTATTATCTACAATTACGTAGCCTTCATACAACAACTCATCACTATTTGGATCAGGAATTATTTTTATGAATTCATATTCAAAACCTGAAGCATCTCTTCTTAAATACCTATCAAAAGTGTATTCTTTACTCTTAATAATATTCTCAATTCCATCAAAATTATAGGCATATCTAACATAATCTCTAACATTATATAAAGAATTCAAATCATTCAAAACCGAACTTGTAGAATCTTGTAAATTTGATTTGATTGCTCTACTCTGATTGATTTGCAAAATCGATTTTCCATTTCCTTTTTTAATGTAATAATCCATTTTAGCATCTGAATACTTAGTATATTGATTGTTAATCTTAACTATTTCTCTACCATAAGTTGTCAGTTTAGAGTTTTTTACTGCTCTTACTTTAGCATCTTTAAGTAGTGACTTCAAAAAATCTTTTCCTGAAACATTAGAAATTATCAACTCATCTAAAATATAAACTTTAGGTGTTAAGTAAACTTCAACTCGATTTTCTGCAAAAACTACATTTTTGGTTTCATAATTCAAATGGCTGATTTCAACTTCTTTAATATTAATTAAAGAAAACTCTCCATTTTCATTAGACATCGTTCCCGCTAAAGTTCCAGAATTATTTTTAAAAACAATATTCACAAATGGAATTCCTTCTTTCGTTTCAGAATCTTTTATAATTCCTTTTACAAAATTTTCTTGTGCGAAACCTAATGTAAAACTCAGTAGAAAAAACAATATACTTTTACCCATAAATTGAAGTTTTAATTATCTATTAAAATGTTGTACGAATATAACAATTCTTACAAAAGAAATTACTTTCCTTGTAAGAATAAATAATAAATGTTTTGGGATAAAAATTAAGATTTATTCGCCAACTGTCCGCAAGCCGCATCAATGTCTTTTCCTCGACTTCTTCTAACTTTAGCAACAATATTGTTTTTTTCTAAAGCAGCGATATAAGCATTTGTAGCTTCTTCAGATGCTTGCTGAAAGACGCCATCATCAATAGGATTGTATTCGATTAAGTTTACCTTACATGGCACATATTTACAAAACTTCACCAAAGCGTCAATCGATTTTTTGTCGTCGTTAATTCCTTTCCAAACAACATATTCGTAAGTAACTTTGCTTTTAGTTTTTCTGTACCAATACTCTAAACTTTCACGCAAATCAGTTAAAGGAAAGTTTTTGGTAAATGGCATAATTTCGTTTCTAATTTCTTCCACAGCCGAGTGCAATGAAACTGCTAATTTGAATTTCACTTCATCATCAGCCATTTTTTTAATCATCTTTGGAATTCCTGATGTAGAAACTGTAATACGTTTTGGCGACATTCCTAAACCTTCATTTGAAGTAATCATATCAATAGCTTTCATTACGTTTGGATAATTCATCAAAGGTTCACCCATTCCCATAAAAACAATATTCGATAATGGTCGATCGTAATACAATCTACTTTCATTATCAATAGCCGCAACCTGATCGTAAATTTCTCCTGGTTCTAAATTTCGCATACGCTTTAATCGAGCGGTTGCACAAAAATTACAATCCAAACTACAACCAACCTGAGAAGAAACACAAGCTGTAGTTCTTGTTTCTGTAGGAATCAAAACCGATTCTACAACCAAATCATCATGCAAACGAACGGCATTTTTTACTGTACCATCTTCACTACGTTGCAATGTATCTACCTTTATATGATTTATTACAAAGTTTGCTTCTAGCATAGCACGTGTTTCTTTAGAAACATTAGTCATATCTTCAAAAGTATGAGCGCGTTTGCTCCATAACCATTCGTAAACTTGGTTTCCACGAAATGCTTTGTCACCATTGGCAACAAAAAAATTACGCAATTGTTCTTTTGATAATGCTCGTATGTCTTTTTTCTCAGTTTGCATGGTGCAAAGTTAGGTTAAAATGTTAAATCGTTTAATTGTTAATTTGTATTTTTGTCAAAATTTGATTTATCATGCACTTTATCTCTGACGATTTAGAAGATTACGTAGCGAATCATTCACAAGCTGAGCCTGAATTATTAGCAAAATTAAACAAAGAAACCTACCAAAAAATCATGCAACCTAGAATGTTGAGCGGACATTTTCAGGGAAGAGTTTTGAGTATGCTTTCTAAAATAATTCGTCCGAAACATATTTTAGAAATAGGAACTTATACTGGTTATGCAGCTTTGTGCTTAGCAGAAGGTTTAGCAGAAAACGGAACTTTAGACACCATTGATATTGAGGAAGAATTGGTTGATTTTCAAAAAAAATATTTTGACGCTTCACCATGGAAAGATCAAATTTTTCAACACTTAGGTGATGCAGTTGATATTATCCCAACACTAAACAAAAAGTTTGATTTGGTTTTTATTGATGCCGATAAAGAAAATTATGTGAATTACTTTCACCTAATTATTCCAATGATGAATAAAGGCGGAATTATCTTATCCGACAATGTATTGTGGAGCGGAAAAGTGTTGGAAGAAGTAAAACCAAATGACAAAAGTACTCCTGTTTTATTAGAATACAATCAATTGTTAAATACAGACCCAAGAGTGGAAACGGTTTTATTGCCTATTCGTGATGGTTTAACGGTTAGTCGTGTTTTATAGTTTTTAGTCGCAGTTTAAAAATTATATTTTTTACCTAAAATCAAATACAATTTATAGAATCCAAAACCAAAAATTCCTCCAACAAGATAACCCGCTAAAATATCTCCAGGATAGTGCAATCCTAAGTAAATTCTACTGTAAGCAAAAATTAGAGGGAATAAAAACAACAAATAGGTATGTTTGTAATATTTTCGAATAATTAAAACTATAAAAGTTGTTGAAGCCATTGAATTTGCAGCATGACCAGAGAAAAAACTGAATGATTTTCTAGTGATAACTTCACGCATTAAACCATCAAATTCGGGATTGTTACAAGGTCGTAAACGTTCGAATGAATATTTAAATAAATTCGTAATTTGGTCGGTAAAAGTTAACAATACTGCTAAAAAAAGGATAATAATTCCCAAACCTTTCCAACCTAATTTCTTTTGAATTAAATAAAAAACTCCAACAAAAAGAGGCGACCAATAGATTTGTTTGGTGATAATTTTCCAAAAATCATCAAAAGGCTCAGAACCCAATCCATTTAAAAAAAGGAATAATTCTTTATCTAAGTTTATTAAGTGCTCCAAAATTACATTTGTCTTTTTATAGGTCCGGTAATATTTTCAATATCTTCTTTTACTTGTTCTATAGGATTTTGAACATCTAAATTAATATTTTCCATAGGATTTACCATTTTAGCAATCCCTTCTTTAGCTTTTGCTATTTCTTCAGAAACTCCACCAGTTAAAGTATTCATATCCAATCCAGCTTCTTGAGTTCCTTTTTGAATTTCGCTTTTGATTTCGTTAGTGGCGTTTTTTAACTGAGCCATTCCTTTACCTAAAGCACGAGCAATATCTGGAATCTTATCTGATCCAAATAACATTAAAACAACTAAAATGATGAAAAACAATTCACCTCCTCCAATTCCAAACATTGTGTATTTTTGAAAATTAACTTCGCAAAGTTACAAAGTTTTACACCTACTTTATCTTAAAGTAATCAAAAAAAAGACTATCCGAAGATAGTCTTAATTCTTATTTTTTATCTAATGTATCAAATTTTGATACTGTTTCCGCTTTAGGCCAATAATTGTTTTCAACATCAACATCGGCTGTTTCTAATTTTGGGTCGATTTGAATTTTCACCACTTTTTTCTCCGTTGCGAAAACTCTCTTAGCGGTATCATTGTTCTTTCTCCAAATTTGCGCTGGGAATTTTTGAATCTCACTAGTTCCGTCTTCAAATTGAAGCTCTACGATAATTGGCATGATTAATCCTCC of Flavobacterium channae contains these proteins:
- a CDS encoding carboxypeptidase-like regulatory domain-containing protein, with amino-acid sequence MGKSILFFLLSFTLGFAQENFVKGIIKDSETKEGIPFVNIVFKNNSGTLAGTMSNENGEFSLINIKEVEISHLNYETKNVVFAENRVEVYLTPKVYILDELIISNVSGKDFLKSLLKDAKVRAVKNSKLTTYGREIVKINNQYTKYSDAKMDYYIKKGNGKSILQINQSRAIKSNLQDSTSSVLNDLNSLYNVRDYVRYAYNFDGIENIIKSKEYTFDRYLRRDASGFEYEFIKIIPDPNSDELLYEGYVIVDNKSNKIVEFKVELAESHKKNSKLRNILIAKFKLNDQAVWCKFKFVKDQYELVYYKNSFSLYMQMGKKVHDNISTTFDLLVLDCKNDVELPESGFGGKTIFEAGTNYTEKFWDKNNIFPLRDSEQQFVDTFMK
- the rlmN gene encoding 23S rRNA (adenine(2503)-C(2))-methyltransferase RlmN, which translates into the protein MQTEKKDIRALSKEQLRNFFVANGDKAFRGNQVYEWLWSKRAHTFEDMTNVSKETRAMLEANFVINHIKVDTLQRSEDGTVKNAVRLHDDLVVESVLIPTETRTTACVSSQVGCSLDCNFCATARLKRMRNLEPGEIYDQVAAIDNESRLYYDRPLSNIVFMGMGEPLMNYPNVMKAIDMITSNEGLGMSPKRITVSTSGIPKMIKKMADDEVKFKLAVSLHSAVEEIRNEIMPFTKNFPLTDLRESLEYWYRKTKSKVTYEYVVWKGINDDKKSIDALVKFCKYVPCKVNLIEYNPIDDGVFQQASEEATNAYIAALEKNNIVAKVRRSRGKDIDAACGQLANKS
- a CDS encoding O-methyltransferase, which codes for MHFISDDLEDYVANHSQAEPELLAKLNKETYQKIMQPRMLSGHFQGRVLSMLSKIIRPKHILEIGTYTGYAALCLAEGLAENGTLDTIDIEEELVDFQKKYFDASPWKDQIFQHLGDAVDIIPTLNKKFDLVFIDADKENYVNYFHLIIPMMNKGGIILSDNVLWSGKVLEEVKPNDKSTPVLLEYNQLLNTDPRVETVLLPIRDGLTVSRVL
- a CDS encoding phosphatase PAP2 family protein, translating into MLEHLINLDKELFLFLNGLGSEPFDDFWKIITKQIYWSPLFVGVFYLIQKKLGWKGLGIIILFLAVLLTFTDQITNLFKYSFERLRPCNNPEFDGLMREVITRKSFSFFSGHAANSMASTTFIVLIIRKYYKHTYLLFLFPLIFAYSRIYLGLHYPGDILAGYLVGGIFGFGFYKLYLILGKKYNF
- a CDS encoding twin-arginine translocase TatA/TatE family subunit, whose translation is MFGIGGGELFFIILVVLMLFGSDKIPDIARALGKGMAQLKNATNEIKSEIQKGTQEAGLDMNTLTGGVSEEIAKAKEGIAKMVNPMENINLDVQNPIEQVKEDIENITGPIKRQM